The stretch of DNA CCTAGAGGCAGTCTCAACTCAAGGAATGAATGAACTACAGCACATCACCACATTACTACCTGTCCCTGGGAcccaaatacacacacgcacgttaATATAACAAACAAGCTCTGGAAACAGGTGGCCCTGTGTAAACTGTGAGATTTGGAAAGTCATGAACTATAAAAGGGAAATCTCAATGAAAATTGTCAAGTTGTCTCAAATTTCTTCCCCACCCTCTATAAACTTTAAATTTGTTAAAATCCATTCCTAAgcacatttatttgcaaatgtgaCAGTCTTCTTACAACATTACTGAAGAAATTTTTGTCAATTGACCCAATTCCCTTTCCAAGCAAAAGGGCCATTTCATTAGTGTAGAACAATCACAATATTGAGAAGTGGTCTTTAAGTTATTCataaacacatgcacacagcATATTGCATTAAGCATAAGAAATAGCTAGCTTCAATTCAAATTCTCCAAGACTGATGCTGTCACTCACTAGACCAGTAGACGCACTTTCCAATCCCAGCCTTGCCAGAGAACACCACAACAAATGAAAGAGCAGAGACATCCTAACAGCAACAACAAACTCGCCCACACGTAGTTACAGCTCCTTCTCTAGTCTTACTATATTCAGATCCAGTTAGTTAAAACGTTTCAGACTAAAATAAAAACTCTGGACACAATATTTCCTGTTAGACCCTACTGTTCATGCATTCATTGTGCGGTTTCTTTTACTAGTCATCCTCAGCCACGGATATTTTTCTCCAGTTCCTCTCTTGCACAAAAAATGTATGACACTAAGTCCAGGAAGTGAGCAGCATTGTGAAAACTTCTGCCATTTCAAAGCACAGAGCTGCTTGTTCTGTTAGCTTTGCTGGAAGACAACACATGGAAGAACTTAAAATAACTGGTTGATTTGCTAAATTCAATCCACCTGCAAGTGCTAAAAACGTAGCATCATCCATAGTATCATCTAAAAAGACTGGCATGGCAACAATATCTTTATagttcatatacagttgaagtcggaagtttacatacacttaggttggagtcattcaaaaaattgtttttcaaacactccacaaatttcttgttaacaaactatagttttggcaagtcggttaggacatctactgtgtgcatgacacaaagtaGTAATTtttcttataattcactgtatcacaattccagtgggtcagaagtttacatacactaagttgacatcctttaaacagcttggaaaattccagaaaattatgtcatggcttttgaagcttctgacaggctaattgacataatttgagtcaattggaggtatacctgtggatgtatttcaaggcctaccgtcaaactccgtgtctctttgcttgacatcatgagaaaatcaaaaggaatcagccaagacctcagaaaaaatattttagacctccacaagtctggttcatccttgggagcaatttccaaacgcctgaaggtaccgcgttcatctgtacaaacaatagtacgcaagtataaacaccatgggaccatgcagccctCATACTGCTCAGggaggagatgtgttctgtctcctagagatgaacgtactttggtgtgaaaagtgcaaatcaatcccagaacaacagcaaaggaccttgtgaagatgctggaggaaaagggtacaaaagtatctatatccacagtaaaacgagttctatatcgacataacctgaaaggccgctcagcaaggaagaaaccataaaaaagccagactacggtttgcaactgcacatggggacaaagaacgtaccttttggagaaatgtcctctggtctgatgaaacaaaaattcgaactgtttggccataatgaccaccattatgttggaggaaaaagggggaggcttgcaagccgaagaacaccatcccaaccgtaaaacacgggggtggcagcatcatgttgtgggggttctttgctgcaggagggactggtgcacttcacaaaacagatgtcatcatgaggaagcaaaatgatgtggatatattgaagcaacatctcaagacatcagtcaggaagttggttgcaaatgggtcttccaaatggacaatgaccccaagcatacctccaaagttgtggcaaaatggcttaaggacaacaaagtcaaggtattggagtggccatcacaaagccctgacctcaatcctatagaacatttgtgggcagaactgaaaaagcctgtgcgagcaaggaggcctacaaacctgactcagtcacatcagctctgtcaggaggaatgggccaaaattcacccaacttattgtgggaatcttgtggaaggctacccgaaacgttagaCCCAAGTttaaccatttaaaggcaatgctaccaaatactaattgagtgtatgtaaacttctgacccactgggaatgtgatgaaagaaataaaagctgaaatggagtcaacatgggccagcatccctgtggaacgctttcgacaccttgtagagtccatgccccgacgaattgaggctttttttgcaactcaatattaggaaggtgttcctaatgctttgtaTATTCAGTGTATTTTGTCTCCACCCTGTGTTTACTTCAATCTACTATCAAACTTTAACAACTGCATATTATTACGAAAAATAAAATTATTGATGAGTGAATTAATTGTGTCATTAGATATGAAACTTGCAAACTTTGAGGGAATATTTGTAAAGCAAAATGATGCAGGTTAGGTTATAGATCACAGGCATGCAGGTAATGATTTATTTACATAATTTTACTATATAAAAAAAAAGTTCATAGGAAAATAGAAAACTGAAATTAAGTACAGTATAAAATCTGGTTTGCATTTTTAAATACCTGTTatataaaatgtttaaaataatATCAAAAATGTTAAATCAGGAAGGCAGATTGTGTTGAAAGGCTCACACCCCCCCTTTGTGGAGAAATAGGGGAAAGACACACATTTGCATGTTGGGGTCTTCTCATTATACACATACATGACCAAAATTATGTTGACACCtgctcgaacatctcattccaaaatcatggccattaatatggagttggtcccccctttgctgccatatcagcctccactcttctgggaaggctttccactacatgttggaacattgctgcagggacttgcttccattcagccacaagagctttAGTAAGGTCAGGCATTGAACAAAAGTGTTCAATGGggctgaggtcagggctctgtgcaggccagtcaagttcttccacaccgatctcagcAAACCATTTCTGTCGGTGCTCCAGTTCATTCCAAAAGTGTTCAATGGggctgaggtcagggctctgtgcaggccagtcaagttcttccacaccgatctcagcaaaccatttctgtatggaccttgctttgtgcatggggcattgtcatgctgaaacaggacatGGCCTACCACAAGTAGAttatgttggaagcacagaatcatctagaatgtcattgtatgctgtagctttaagttttcctttcactggaaaaaaggggcctagcccatgaaaaacagccccagaccattattcctcctccaccaaactttagatGCATTAGGGCAGGAAGCATTCTTCTAGCATCCGACAAACCCAGATTTGTTCGTTGGACTGCCAGAATGTGAAGCGTGatccatcactccagagaacatgtttccactgctccagagtccaactgcggcgagctttacaccactccagccaatgcttggcattgcacatggtgatcttaggcttgtgtgcggctgcttggccatggaaacccatttcatgaagctcctgacaaagaGTTTTTGGAACTTGGTATTgcgtgttgcaaccgaggacagatgatttttacacggtACACGCTTTAGCACTCGGcggccccgttctgtgagcttgtgtgcctaccacttcacggctgagcatttattgctcctagacgtttccacttcacaataacaccacttacagttgaccgggtcagctctagcagggccGAAATTTGATAAACTGACCTGTTGGAAATATGGCATCCTAAGACCGTGGCATGTTGAAAGTgactgaactcttcagtaaggccattctactgccaatattttcctatggagattgcatagcagtgtgcttgattttatacacctgacagcaatgggtgtggctgaaatagccgaatccactcatttgaattggtgtccacatacttttgtatctaTAGTGAATGTATGCAACATCAACACATCTCACAAGGCAAAATATCTAATCTGACCTGCTCAGTCTTATGTACCCTTTGCAGATATGGTCAAAATCCACACCCACTAACAATACAGTGCTCCATTCAGGCCTCTCTCCATTCACCCTTTGCTCTGTCCAATCTCTCAACATTTCAGCTCTCTACACCATATCTGTCAAAGTGTCGCATGATGATGTCTAGCTCCAGCTCTACAGTGCCCATAGCCACTGTGTGCAGCCTATATCTGTccgccccactgtatatgatgtCTGGGGAGCGCAGCAGGGCACCTCCACCCACAAAGGTTTGAGCTATCTGCTCTTGCCAGGATCCCAGTGGTCTCCAGGTCACACAGCGTACATGGTGGTGCCCTGGGCTGGAGGGCACATGGCAATATCCATACCCATACAGCTGACAGCGCCCAAATGCATCCTGGTGCCAAACCTGCAGGTGAAGCTTGGGCCAGCCTAATGGGGAAGAGAAGTCAAATAtagtaacattttatttgtcacgtgccaaatacaacaggtgtagacgttacTGTAAAATGCTTACATACGagcccaacaatgcagttataaAGTAAGAAAATTTGCgaataaaaatagaaaatagtaacacaatcaTAATAAATAACAacagcgaggctacatacaagTACCAgttctgagtcaatgtgcaggggtatgaggtagttgaggtaatatatacatgtaggtaggggtaaaagtgacaaggcaatcaggatagaaaataaacagagcagcagcgtatgtggagtgtgaaagtgtgtgtgtgaggcatcTATATGCATGtgtaacatgtgtgtgtgtgtaacatgtgtgtgtgtgcatgtgttggggtgtcagtgtatgagtgtgggtagagtccagtgagtgtccacgcatagagtcagtgtaaaagagtcagtgcaaaaaaaggtcaatgcaaatagtctgggtagccatttgatcaaCTGTTCTGCAGTTTTATgaattgggggtagaagctgttcaggtgccttttggtcccagacttggcgctccggtactgcttggcGTGCaggagcagagtgaacagtctattgcttgggtggctggagtctttgaaaatgttCCAGTCTTACCCTGTTATTTTGAACCTGAAAGCTAGGCTTGGTAGATGTAGGTATGTAAGTTATGTAGCTTTTAATTGACGTCTGTGATGAACTGCTACTTATAAATTGTCAGGAAGGTAGCTAACTACCTTGCAGTCCTTTAGTGGTGTAGTGCAGATCAATGGGATGACTCCAGTATGCCATGTCCCCTGTCTGAGTCAAATCCACTTGGGTCTGCCCCTCCTTCAAGCCCGAGAGAAGTCGCCATGCACCCCCTTACATAACGAAATAGACGTGAGGTTGGAAACAGAGAATCCACAATCACAACGGATGAGGTGAAGTAAAAATGCTCAATAAAATTATCTGAATACAACAAAAGACACCTGTATGAATTCCCCACTTGCAGAAGAGACTGCTCTGAGGGAAGCCGCTTGCCCCTACGATCTGACCGACAATGTGCAGCTCTGCCATTGCCGGTATATGTGCAGCTCCTCTGCCTGCAGGTAGAGCACGTAATAACGCTGAATTGAACATCTGTTTACAGTGTCAGCGGCTAGCTGggattagctagctagttagctatctggctaacgttagctagctagcctcgTAGTCGTAGGTTCAAATGATACATTTGTCAACATAGCTGGCCTGAAATATGGTTGTTAGTTAGTTAGCAAACTAGAACATTTGATTAACGTTTTAATACATCACTTTATACAAAACATAGTcagtaaaacaaaaacaataatgtCAAAAACACAGCTACCGCTTGGATTCAATCAGATGAAAATGCTGAAGCCACCATGATCCTCATTTCCTTGGCAACCAAACAAGAAACTACGGAAGCTGAAGTTGAGAGAAATCGGCAAAAGGTTTTGACCGCTCTGTTCCCTTCCTTCCACAAGGGAATCAAATATTTATGTAAAGAGAGGGAATTTGTCTTTATAAACTTTTTTTTTGGTGTTGGTGTTTACCTAATGCTCTTATGGTTGTACTCCTTGTCTGGATGACCTTGTAgaaaactagggaaattgtgaaCTGCCTTATTGCAATGGAAGACTGTTTTCTATAGACAAAGATGCGCAACAGTATAGCCGGCtgtgtacatttatttcaatCAATTGTTTGTGATGATGCATTATTGTGTACTAACTAGGGTACACAAGGCTGCATATTGCTCGCTATGGGGGTAAGAGACAATGAAACACTTTCCCATTGGACCCTGGTATTTAATTAAGCAACATATAATTAAACTAAAAACAAACAGTTGAAAAGAGAAGGTATGCTTACATTACATCATTAAAAACAGTATCAAGAAAGCCATGTTCTATCCACAGCCAGATAATGGCATCAGACAGGTTGAAAACAGACAaggataaaaaaaataagaaaatatagcttcaatgtttttttttaaatcagcacaTATCACTCACAAATGGGTCAACAATAAGAGACAATTGCCCTTGTATTttcatagagtaccacagtatgagtcataatacccataaaacctagcggtcaaacaaggaaatggttccaatcatttctcccataggggattttagaagtcaccttgtctgagagagatttacatggttgtCAAAACGTCATACCATGgtgagcctacacaaaacacagcccttattttaagtgtttctaaaattccctatgggaaaaatggtGTAAAagcgattggaaccatttccctgtttgacctctaTGTTTTATGGGTattgacacctccactgtggagctCTATTAAGGATGGACAGGAGGATTGAAAGTCTTGGCAGTAGATGTCATCATTTCTCCACTAGAATGAATGTCCCCCACAGTCAAAGACATAAAAGTCAGAGTCAGCCCCCTTTAAAGCCAAAGTTGTGGAAGTGAGGAGAGTCAACAGTTTGGTTGCAGGAGTGGTACACCCCTGCTGAGCCCAGGTCAGAGAAGTCTGTGGTTGGGCGGCAGGTCAGGAGGCCTTGCGTCAGAGTTAGCAGAGAATGCACCCAGGTAAGCCATGGCAGAGGAAGCAGCAGCCCTTCTCATCAGTAAATACACAGCCCTCACTGCCCGGACATCATGGCTGGTGCCAAGGCGCAGACAGTCCACTGGACTATTTGTCCCTTTGTTCCTCTTCATGTGGGGAGATTGCATGCCTGTGGTGGATGGTAGAGAGAACATCTGTCATGCACATCCTTAATTGCAATTTACACCACTACACGTTGCATAAACCTCTACTTTTATCAAAAACATCGGCTTTCAGCACCCAAAGAAAAGCTTGCATTTACAcaggacaaacataggtacaaAGAAAGCATTAAATAATGAAAATGTGTACTATCGACAGATAGGGACTCGATGTAGTCGGGGGTGCAGTCCGCCCACACTCGTCACCGCTGAACTCCATCGTATGACGTGGAGTTGAGTTTATGGtcctttcaagacaactgggaacttgtcAGGGATCTTCAGGTCCAGTTCCagacttggaattctgagttggatgaccgtttaaAACGATTtctcccagtcggagc from Oncorhynchus kisutch isolate 150728-3 linkage group LG28, Okis_V2, whole genome shotgun sequence encodes:
- the LOC109873463 gene encoding B9 domain-containing protein 2 isoform X1, with protein sequence MFNSALLRALPAGRGAAHIPAMAELHIVGQIVGASGFPQSSLFCKWGIHTGGAWRLLSGLKEGQTQVDLTQTGDMAYWSHPIDLHYTTKGLQGWPKLHLQVWHQDAFGRCQLYGYGYCHVPSSPGHHHVRCVTWRPLGSWQEQIAQTFVGGGALLRSPDIIYSGADRYRLHTVAMGTVELELDIIMRHFDRYGVES
- the LOC109873463 gene encoding B9 domain-containing protein 2 isoform X2, with the protein product MAELHIVGQIVGASGFPQSSLFCKWGIHTGGAWRLLSGLKEGQTQVDLTQTGDMAYWSHPIDLHYTTKGLQGWPKLHLQVWHQDAFGRCQLYGYGYCHVPSSPGHHHVRCVTWRPLGSWQEQIAQTFVGGGALLRSPDIIYSGADRYRLHTVAMGTVELELDIIMRHFDRYGVES